The Astatotilapia calliptera chromosome 19, fAstCal1.2, whole genome shotgun sequence DNA segment tcgttgtatttttactcagttgtatatagcattcgtattctatttttatcttattgtatatttttattctattttattctactgtatatagtatattattttattctattctgtacagctgtgtactgtatttattcttattgtattctaatttttgcgtcataacttttgcactgtccacttcctgctgtgacaaaacaaatttcccacgtgtgggactaataaaggttatcttatcttatcttatctcaccTTCAAACCACATGTAAAGAAACTCATGAAGAAACTGAagttaaaactgagattttcaaaataagttctgtttttcttttaatacaaAGAAGTTGTTGCTACAACATTTTTACatgtgatggtaaaaaaaaggtATGAGCATGTACAGCATGAAACATGTGCAGCATTACAGGTTTAGTACCCTTGGCTTGGAGAGAACTGCAGAACAActggaaaatgactgaattcatttcattaagtgattttaattcaaaactaggccaagtccataacatgcaactgtcttttgacccagtgttttgtgttttctattattgtgATGTTGGTTGTGGTTTTCAAgctctttggttctgttcttcctcagtTTGGTGTTTAGTCATTCCTGCATATGTGTTCCTCTGTGTAAAGTCTGAGTTTCtcagtctgtgtctttgcatgtgtcagtccctgttttattttgaaggtcagtGTCTCAGGTTATTGTATTCTGTTTTACTTCCCTCAGTATCGTCAGCTCTgatttcccccagctgtgtctccctcctgtctcCCAGTCCCTGATtgccctgtgtgtatttaagccctctatTTTCTACTGTTCGTTGTTGTTTCGTCTGTGTGGTTCCCCTGCATCTCCGTTCGTATCTTAAGGTTTCAGATATGTTTTATGCTTAGATTTCCCTGTTTAGGTTTTGTCAGTTCTGTTCTCGCCACCCTCGCCTTTTGTTGTATGTCATCCTCCTCAATAAAGCTCACTCACACCAGAAgtgtctgcatcttgggtccttcaaTAATTCCCACACGGCTTGCAtcgcaaaccgtgacagttTCAAATAGATTgtcattttaattgaattttatttttatttttttattttgcatgtgttctgttgctgcctgtgtttaATTGTATAATTTTTGTAACCGTGCTGCTGCCTATCTTGACCAGATATCCCTTGAAAAAGGGGAtcaatgggatcttcctggttaaataaaaaaacactgaagaatGGCTCTAAGAGTTTCACTGTTGACAGTTTCAGATCTAGTGTGCCTTTTCTCTCCAACGATGTGAATAAAATCAGCATTAGCTCAGAGTAGGTTAGTTAAGTATAATTCAAGTTTATTATAATCATTTtgctttattatcattttttattCTGGTTTGCTAAactgctttaataaaatatccTGCTATTAAGGTCTAAATTGTGAACATTCAGTTTTTAACTTAATAGTATTAGTTGTAGTGTAAATAGCTCTTAGATGTTACTccagcattttaaaatataagccTCTTGGGGCCGACTGTCCAGGCCACTAAAATGAACCCTGTAATTAACAGCTAAACTGGTAAATTATCTAGAAGGGAACAGGTGTGGCAGACATAAACTGCACCTGCTCTCAGGACCACCATTTCCATATCAGAGGCAGGAAAGACACCTGGATGGCCTTGCAGCAGTTTGAGCTGGGCGAGTCCTCTCACCCACATTGGTTCCTGTATATGGGTGCTGGCTCTGCAGGGTGACAAATTTTTAACAGTGAAAAATGACTTAAATCATTTTCTGAACAAGCTCTTAAAGtcattcagtttagttttcagtTGTTATAGATTTGTATTATCCACATGCATTCTGACAAATTAAGAAATTGGTGTGGGGAcgtttgtgttttacttttaacCCAATCATGATGAAGCTCAGTGTTTAGGTGCTCACCAGTGTTTCTAATATTTTGTCTACTACACATATACAGAGACTAGAATAACTCACCCGGTGTTATGTGTTGTTTAGTACATTGGAATCTGTTTTTTAAGGGTCATAAATAATGctaatgctgcattttattaataataacagaATGATGGTGATAAACAGAGTTCATAactgtattattattgttgtagcTCCTCACTTCGACCACTGGAGGGCAGTGAACACAATATACAGTCAACACAAACACCACAGAGCAGTTTCTCTGCTTATCACATGACATCATACATTCTGCATAACTCAGTATTTATTATGGTGGAAGATACGGCATGGTGATATAATATAGCAAAACCAATTTCATTATTTGATCTGATTTGCACAAAATGTTGACATTAAAAATTaaccaaataattaaaaagcatCATAGCATCAATCCAGTAGCTCTTCTCCACAGTACACAGTTTATGAAAAATAAGATCACACTTGTTTCTGTATTAATGTGATGAGGGGAAAACAGTTACTATGTTGTTTCTGCTCTGATGAGAGGAAATGAGTCTTGCTGAGGCATCTGGTACACAGATCAGCTGTACCAGGATGCTGTTCACTGAAATCAGTCAAATTGAAATCAGTGAATGATTCtgtaattgtttaaaaaaaatatcaaagctTGTTTGCACACTGCAGCTTAAAATGTAACTAGTAGCTACTTTACTTTATAGTAATCACACTGATATGTTCACACCCAGAGCTCTGTTAAACACCCTCTGAGCATCATCAGCAAGCTGGTTAAGGAAATAACTCAGAGTGAAGTAGGTTGTTGTAAAAGAGAGGCTCATTGATGCTGCAGTTACAAATAGGAAAGAATTTCTGGATACTTTCCCTGCTTCCATTAATGCAGCTATACCTTGAACTGAGATAAACGTTTTCATGAAGAACTCTGCAGGTATTTTAGCCAGTTCTGACTTGATGACAGCACACAAATCATCATATGACACACCTGAGCTGGCAGCAAGTTTCTTCAGAGACTGCTTATCAAGACCAAACCCAGTTACATAATCTGTGACAACTGAAAGCATCATGCTGTAATCAACATTAACAGACAGCTCAGGAACTGGAACAGCTGCTCCAGCTGCAGACAGAGTAGAGTAGTATTTTATTCTGGACTGAAAATCTTTCTTCTTGTTGATAATCTCCTGGTTGATGTTGGACATGGCACGCAGCAGAGCATCACTCTGGTGTGCAGGAAGTTCTCTCTCTAAGGTCTGTTGTAATTCAGAGAATTCATAAATGTGAGGCTCAAAGCTGGACACCAGGAAGACCTGTGGAGACTCAAAACCTTCTTTCTGAAGACCTGTgttataaaagataaaaaacaaaaaaggctcAGAGTTTAACTTTACTAACTTAATAAACAAAGAATGATGTTCACACTTGTTTGCACTGAGGTATAAAGAagagagaatgaaaaaaaaaattatttaaacaaatacaaGGTAAGACAGAGTTCTGTGAAggctctcagtcatccaggtcatggtactCTAAGGAGCTTGGTAAGAAAAGGGTatggacttctttaggtttcttgaagatgtttcatctGAGAAGCCTTTTCAGGGCAAATtgatggagagtcccagattgtTATGCCTTATTGGGAATGTCCCTAAGAGGGTCGCTGACCCACTAATTTAGAGAATTCATAATAGTGAGGCTCAAAGCTGCACACCAGGAAAACATGTGAAGACTTGATGTCTACATCTGAGTCCtgttttacagaaaatacatgctaacatgagggggaaaaaaatcaaactaagttctgaatatttttaaatagtaaATTCACAAAGTGATATTACTTTGGTAAAAATGATTAGATAAGAAACTCACCTTGAACAGAGTCGTCTCTGATTTTTCTAAGAGTCCCCTCTTTACTGaagtctctctttctttcctcatCACGTATGTTGTTGTCGATCTTTGAGCGaacaaagtagaactttttcttcatcttctgaATCTCCTTTGCAAGTTTCACGTCATTTTCTCTGAAGCGATCAGCTGAGACGATGATGAAGACGTCAAAGTTCTCAAATCCAACAAGCTCCAGGTACTTCTTAGCTGGAAACTTGGTGGTGCCGATTCCAGGAAGATCCCATAAAGTAACATTGGGATAGTTTGGATGGAGGTACTCTGTGACCTCTGAGGTGGTTTCCACAACACCAGTGGGTGCAGCGCCCTCATCTTCATCACCAATGCTCTTTATGCCTCTTAAGGCACTAACAAAGGTGGATTTACCAGATTTAGATTCTCCTGTGATGGCGATTTTTAGTGGAATATTATTTGGTTCTTTTGAATATCTTTGAATCTTTTCTACTGCTGCAGCAGTGTCATTGGTCAGATCATGTTTAACTGAAGCAAGTACAGCCCCCATGTGGAcccttaaataaaagaaaaagcagttaGAATCACTGCACTCTCATCTCTGAATACAGATGATATCATAAATCCTTCATCACCATATAATCTTGAAAATTTCTTCGTCTTTGTTTCCAGCTGCTCTGTCACATTTTCAGACTCACAGGCAAAGAAAGTATGAAACAAATCAAACATGACACTCTGAATTTAAACAGCTGATCTTTGATTTCTTCCAGAAACTGATCAGTGGAGCAGAAACTCAGTCCTAACTCAGACTTTATATTTAAATGGAGACCAGAGAGCATGGGACCATGAATCTGTGCGTTTGACCTGATACATGTGGTTACCCCAGTGTGTATGGATTGCAAGGAGtgacaaaattaattaaatacgcCTTTATGTTTCATTAACATATTAAATTTggaattaattcattatttaaatttatttaatgaaTTAAATGCTCATTCatgtcatttaaaacatttaaattatttatttccaatgttatttaatgaatttaattatatacatttaattttataatgattaattattgaaacatttaattatttattttttcacattttaattaattactgacacatttaattaactatttaatttaatacacCACTCCTGGCCCTCCATACAGGTGAGCCTCCTGATGTGATGGAAAGGTACTTTATGCATACTGTGACCCCCCAGGGAGCTGACCAGAAATCTGAAGATTTTCACTTGATTAATAAATAGTTTCAAGttatttcaaaagaaacaaTGTTTGATATGACACTAGGGTTTCCAACTGTCCCGTCGTTTTAACCGGGACATCCTGTAAAATGAGCAAAACTGGTTCGTCATATATGTGACCAATTGTCACAGTGCATATTTACACTATGCTGAGCTGGTTGTGCATTGTGCTTCTGGTATGCCAGTGTGTCccttatttaataatttaacagTTGGAAATCCTATGTGTGCAGGGTCAGTCCAAGGACAATCAGTTAGTGCTTATTACTTGTGTTTCTCTACACATTTATAAACATTACTACAAACGCGCAAGATTTTGCTACAGTAATAAGAGCCCCATGGTTAGCGTCACTCTCATTGTTGTGTGAAAAGCTTCATATTCATCCTTCAGGTGCATCTAGATCCGTAACAGGTGTGCAGGTGTTTTCTTTGACCGATCGCGGAAGTCGTCCATGTAGAGTCGAGTATGACTGCAGAGATTCACAGCTCACAAactcaaaaaccaaaacaaagaaacccaACAAAAACTGTAGCACCGATGTGTTCAGATTAAGGAAAGgtggaaaaaaacaccacaggCTGAAATTTGAGTGAATTTAATTTTGCAGACAGAAAGTTTGATACAGTGGTGGAGGTCTACCTGCGTGTGACGATGGTGGAGCGATGATGAGTGCAGAATGCAGCAGTAGTGCAGCCTTGTATTCGTGGTGGGCGGAGTCATCCAAACGTCGATCGTACCAGTGCCAACGCTCGTattggtatcggatcgataGTAACACGATAGGACTGTTTATCTCCTGTAAACTCACTTCTTTGCTCCCGGAAGCATGCCTGTGGAAACGCCTCCTCTCAAGCAGGACCgcagtcaagccagccgcctctTTTCAGCCGCATTAAGTTTTTTGCGCTTCCACACCGCCCTTTACGGCAGCGCCTTTTCTCCTTATTTCCCGATCAAAAGCATAGACCCGCGCACAAgtacacgcgcgcgcgcactcacacatgcacgccCTCGCGTACAACGCTTTGGGACAGCCCAATACAGCCATCGGGAAAGTCTGGTTGCatattcaaaaattcattaaaaatcagtcttggtagttgatgtccaactttcaacacaatcCTCCTCctggacacctactgtacctctgtgccaagtttcatctcAATCCGCTGCATCAATAATTGTTTAATATTAATGGATCAAAAATGCTGCTGAGAGAGTCATGACAGGGACTATAAAGAGACAGCATATTTCAACCATATTTTCTTGTCTTCAccaggggcgattttagcccattttgggggtgctttgaatCATTTTGGGGGTGCTGAAGCAAAAATCCTGTGTTTTCCTGGTTAATAGTTTGTTCTtaggtttagttcagtgtctagtctgtggtggttatacttcctgttttactttgaaggtccgtgtctcatATTATTGTGTCCAGTGTTACTCTCCCCTGTGTTGTCATTATGTTTCATTCGAGTCAGCTGTGTCCTCATGTGTCGCCACTTCTCCTGATCACCtcgtgtgtatttaagtcctcagtcttcCTGTGTTCAGCGTTGTGTCATCTGTGTTTCCTCCTTTCATGCATTCATAGTTATCATAGTTCCTCTGTATTGTCTCTGTTGGCTcacttttctcagtttttcccAGTGTAGGTTTTCAGTTAGCTCTCTCCCATGTTTGCCTTCGTTTGAGTTGTATTTATGtttcagccacaataaaggctcgcttttggtTTGCGACTCAAGTTCCGTCTCCTCGCCTCTGTCTGCTCCTGCGTCCACCTCCACTCGGTCTGCCCCACTGACAGGGACAGGATAACAcgcaacatgtttttaaaactttaagcacttatctccaaaagttgattctggacgtagcgttttgtgggagaaacgtttcatcatcatccaggtgacgtcttcagtctcagctgactgcaggtttcaatcttataaacagtacatttgcataatgactgaaaccagcccactgaaggaacaatgggctgtgaggtcagttccttaatcttaatccAATTTGATAGTTAAGATCATCCACTCAGCGAGCAGATAATTTAAAATTCAGCCAATCTGCACAAATTTGCTTTTTGAACAGGTTTGTGCCTACCTTTAAATCTCTTTAGACCGGTCTTCTGTTCGCCTCATATCAGATCCAACCTTCAGCCACATTTGTTCTTTCTGTCACACGAAGAACCGGGCGGAAACACCAAATATTAACCCCGATTCTTTTGTCcccatgatagaacagagaaaaccgactcatagtgtgttaaaacatttatatttctttttattctatcatcttccggaagagagaGACCCCTGCACAGCTCAAATGCCAGTTGTAGATCTCTAGCATTAGAAGCCAAAATGTGTATCATATAGGTGTTATTTTGGTCCTTTACACAACTCCTCCTGACCtgacttggtgtgtgtgtgggtgtgtgtgtgtgtgtgtgtgtgtgtgtgtgtgtgtgtgtgtgtgtgtgtgtgtgtgacgtagttctgctttttctgtctggtttcctgttcttaatatattgcctctgcagctctgcacttCCTGTATATTAGTCTGGCTGAGCACTTGGTTTATGAGTCAAAGCTGGCCTTTCTTTATACAGGCCTTTAttattaaagtacataaaacaatataatcagaaaataagcactaagaatatatatttattctttaacagCTCTCCCTTTTTAACTCATAAAATTTTATGAGTTAACCTAATTAACTGACTCCCTCATTAACCTTAACTTAGATCTACTGCTCCTAAAATGCCTCAGTCCACTGCAGACAGATGGTGATAAGGAACTGCAGGAGGAACTATCATGGAAGACCAGGCTCCAAAATGGATGGAAAATAGAAGAAGTGGCTAACGTCAAGTAAAAAGACAGCACAGATTTTCTGATCCACAGAGGCAGGAGTCTACCAAGGCACCAGGACCAAAGATGCAAAGGTGCCCTGGAGACTATCCAGGACAAATAAACAGGATGTAAAATGCAAGCTAGGACAGCATACACTGAGAGGCACCACCAAGTGGCTGGGATAGTGTAGAAGAACATCTGTGTCACATATGGACTGGGAGCACCCAAGTGCTGATGGGAGACTCAACAAAGGTGGATGAGGACAACAGGGCTGAGCACCTATGGGGCTTCTAGTTCCACACAAACAAGCAGGTGCTGCAGAACCAACCAGACAAAAGGCAAATGCTAACAAACGGCAGTGGCTGTGAGTCCTAGAAACACAAGCAGGGAAATCAAAGCAGGAATGAAGCTCAAAAAGGCTGAAACTCATTATATCCTAATAGTAAATACAAACAGAACTGTAGAGGCCTGCTGGGAAATCAGGAAGTTCTATCAGAAATAACAAAGTCCTTAAAATGAGGATGCTGTAATTATTTTCACCTGCTGAAACAGATTTTCTAATTGTGTTTTCTTCGGGTATCTGTTAGTGTCCAATAATACTGCAATATAGTGTCTGAGAAGATGTGCCTGATACAGCAAACACTCACGTATTCATTCATTATATCAGTGAGATAAGCCATGGAAATGTGAGCCTGAAGCTCTCTCAACACTCAGACTTACAACTCTAATGTTAAAGGTTATTTAACTGCTGTTTCAGTCGAATCATTTCATTTGTCATATCATCTAATGACTACGATCATTTCAAATCCAGctgataaaagtaataaatctgTGAGAAGAATTAAAGAATCAATGGACAGAAGCCATGTGGAAAAAGACGTTCATGGTTATAGAATAATATCCTATTAAATACTGATGTCATCAGAGAGTGTAGCTCTCATA contains these protein-coding regions:
- the LOC113012200 gene encoding interferon-inducible GTPase 5-like; the protein is MGAVLASVKHDLTNDTAAAVEKIQRYSKEPNNIPLKIAITGESKSGKSTFVSALRGIKSIGDEDEGAAPTGVVETTSEVTEYLHPNYPNVTLWDLPGIGTTKFPAKKYLELVGFENFDVFIIVSADRFRENDVKLAKEIQKMKKKFYFVRSKIDNNIRDEERKRDFSKEGTLRKIRDDSVQGLQKEGFESPQVFLVSSFEPHIYEFSELQQTLERELPAHQSDALLRAMSNINQEIINKKKDFQSRIKYYSTLSAAGAAVPVPELSVNVDYSMMLSVVTDYVTGFGLDKQSLKKLAASSGVSYDDLCAVIKSELAKIPAEFFMKTFISVQGIAALMEAGKVSRNSFLFVTAASMSLSFTTTYFTLSYFLNQLADDAQRVFNRALGVNISV